Proteins found in one Melospiza melodia melodia isolate bMelMel2 chromosome 13, bMelMel2.pri, whole genome shotgun sequence genomic segment:
- the RHPN2 gene encoding rhophilin-2 isoform X1, which yields MNICPNYFSDRLGGLCHNLHLSSFGTTVIRGCNPLAETGRSKLQNQRAVLNQQILRAVRMRAGAENLLRATTNNKVREQVLLELSFVNSDLQILKEELEGLNISVEVYQNAEETFSIPLVPLGLKETKDVDFTLPLKDFIQEHYSQDSSEYEDEIADLMDLRQACRTPSRDEAGIEMLISYFLQLGYVENRFFPPTRHIGVLFTWYDSFTGVPVCQQNLLLEKASVLFNIGALYTQIGTRCNRQTQAGLENAVDAFQKAAGVLSYLKETFTHTPSYDMSPAMLSVLVKMMLAQAQECVFEQIGLSGIRNEFFTLVKMTQEVAKVGEVYMQVNTAMNQEPVKENIPYSWSKLAQIKSDHYKALAHYFTATLLCDHELQPGDDEDQQEKALSQLYDCVPEGLMLLDVLKDKVQRKQLGKAHVRKAIVHHEEALRVCGLCKKLRNIEVLQEVLTAAHKRSLLKYAQQETEDDFLSLIQAPDILSKTEHKIETIAPQFSKVKVKDFFHKLGPLTVFSAKQRWTAPRTICLHHEAGELGFSLKGGSPVQIYCLDPACPAASAGLKEGDYIVSVGGVDCKWLGVSEVLEKLKSVGKQPVEMEVISCQDTAASLHSKSATYSMGMQKTYSLICLAMDEDKIDQTKKAPLKLPFLSWGTKNRQKAASTLCLPSAVAGSSQTKKKLSPFTLFNTESSLY from the exons AGCAACCACCAACAACAAAGTACGAGAGCAAGTACTGCTGGAACTCAGTTTTGTCAACTCAGACCTGCAGATCTTAAAGGAGGAATTGGAAGGACTTAATATCTCAGTAGAAGTTTATCAAAATGCAGA AGAGACTTTCAGTATTCCCCTGGTACCTCTTGGCCTGAAGGAAACCAAAGATGTAGACTTTACACTCCCCCTCAAG gacTTTATTCAGGAACATTATAGTCAAGACAGTTCAGAGTATGAAGATGAGATAGCAGATCTCATGGATCTGAGACAA GCCTGCCGCACTCCTAGCAGAGATGAAGCTGGCATTGAGATGTTGATAAGCTATTTCCTGCAACTTGGTTATGTAGAAAACAGATTTTTCCCACCCACCAGGCACATTGGAGTTTTATTTACATG GTATGATTCCTTCACAGGTGTCCCAGTGTGTCAGCAAAACCTGTTGCTTGAAAAAGCCAGTGTTTTATTCAACATTGGAGCTCTCTACACACAGATTGGAACAAGGTGCAATCGTCAGACCCAGGCTGGACTCGAAAATGCTGTTGATGCTTTTCAGAAAGCTGCAG GAGTTCTAAGCTACTTAAAGGAGACCTTTACTCACACACCAAGTTATGACATGAGCCCAGCTATGCTGAGTGTACTGGTAAAAATGATGCTTGCACAAGCTCAGGAGTGTGTGTTTGAGCAGATTGGCCTTTCTGGAATACGGAATGAGTTTTTCACACTGGTAAAAATGACACAGGAAGTTGCCAAG GTGGGAGAGGTTTACATGCAGGTCAACACTGCAATGAATCAGGAACCAGTGAAAGAGAATATTCCCTATTCCTGGTCTAAGCTGGCACAAATAAAGTCAGACCATTACAAAGCTCTGGCACATTACTTCACTGCCACCCTTCTGTGTGACCATGAAT TGCAGCCTGGTGATGATGAAGATCAGCAGGAGAAAGCCTTGTCCCAGCTGTATGACTGTGTGCCTGAAGGGCTGATGCTTCTTGATGTTCTAAAGGACAAAGTCCAGAGAAAACAATTAG GGAAAGCACATGTGCGCAAAGCCATCGTTCACCACGAGGAAGCTCTCAGAGTCTgtgggctctgcaaaaagctccgCAACATTGAGGTTCTCCAGGAGGTCCTGACAGCTGCACATAAACGCTCCCTGCTCAAATATGCTCAgcaggagacagaagatgatttCCTCAGTCTCATCCAAGCTCCAGATATACTCT ctAAAACAGAACATAAAATAGAAACAATTGCTCCTCAGTTTTCCAAGGTGAAAGTGAAAGACTTCTTTCACAAGCTG ggcccacTGACAGTGTTCTCAGCCAAGCAGAGGTGGACAGCCCCAAGGACCATCTGCCTCCACCATGAAGCAGGAGAGCTTGGATTCAGTCTGAAAGGAGGCTCACCAGTACAGATTTATTGTCTTGATCCAGCTTGTCCTGCAGCA TCAGCAGGCCTAAAAGAAGGTGACTACATTGTATCAGTTGGTGGGGTGGATTGCAAGTGGCTTGGTGTCAGTGAAGTACTGGAAAAACTGAAAAGTGTGGGAAAGCAGCCCGTGGAGATGGAGGTTATCAGCTGCCAGGATACAGCAGCATCTTTG CATAGCAAGAGTGCAACTTACTCCATGGGAATGCAGAAGACATACTCCTTAATCTGTTTAGCCATGGACGAGGATAAAATTGATCAGACCAAGAAAGCCCCACTGAAACTTCCTTTTCTAAGCTGGGGAACTAAAAACAGACAGAAAGCTGCAAGTACACTCTGCCTTCCTTCAGCTGTGGCTGGAAGTTCTCAGACTAAGAAGAAGCTTTCTCCCTTCACACTTTTCAATACAGAAAGTTCATTGTACTGA
- the RHPN2 gene encoding rhophilin-2 isoform X2, whose translation MTDALLPRQAAEPAGDGYFRKGCNPLAETGRSKLQNQRAVLNQQILRAVRMRAGAENLLRATTNNKVREQVLLELSFVNSDLQILKEELEGLNISVEVYQNAEETFSIPLVPLGLKETKDVDFTLPLKDFIQEHYSQDSSEYEDEIADLMDLRQACRTPSRDEAGIEMLISYFLQLGYVENRFFPPTRHIGVLFTWYDSFTGVPVCQQNLLLEKASVLFNIGALYTQIGTRCNRQTQAGLENAVDAFQKAAGVLSYLKETFTHTPSYDMSPAMLSVLVKMMLAQAQECVFEQIGLSGIRNEFFTLVKMTQEVAKVGEVYMQVNTAMNQEPVKENIPYSWSKLAQIKSDHYKALAHYFTATLLCDHELQPGDDEDQQEKALSQLYDCVPEGLMLLDVLKDKVQRKQLGKAHVRKAIVHHEEALRVCGLCKKLRNIEVLQEVLTAAHKRSLLKYAQQETEDDFLSLIQAPDILSKTEHKIETIAPQFSKVKVKDFFHKLGPLTVFSAKQRWTAPRTICLHHEAGELGFSLKGGSPVQIYCLDPACPAASAGLKEGDYIVSVGGVDCKWLGVSEVLEKLKSVGKQPVEMEVISCQDTAASLHSKSATYSMGMQKTYSLICLAMDEDKIDQTKKAPLKLPFLSWGTKNRQKAASTLCLPSAVAGSSQTKKKLSPFTLFNTESSLY comes from the exons AGCAACCACCAACAACAAAGTACGAGAGCAAGTACTGCTGGAACTCAGTTTTGTCAACTCAGACCTGCAGATCTTAAAGGAGGAATTGGAAGGACTTAATATCTCAGTAGAAGTTTATCAAAATGCAGA AGAGACTTTCAGTATTCCCCTGGTACCTCTTGGCCTGAAGGAAACCAAAGATGTAGACTTTACACTCCCCCTCAAG gacTTTATTCAGGAACATTATAGTCAAGACAGTTCAGAGTATGAAGATGAGATAGCAGATCTCATGGATCTGAGACAA GCCTGCCGCACTCCTAGCAGAGATGAAGCTGGCATTGAGATGTTGATAAGCTATTTCCTGCAACTTGGTTATGTAGAAAACAGATTTTTCCCACCCACCAGGCACATTGGAGTTTTATTTACATG GTATGATTCCTTCACAGGTGTCCCAGTGTGTCAGCAAAACCTGTTGCTTGAAAAAGCCAGTGTTTTATTCAACATTGGAGCTCTCTACACACAGATTGGAACAAGGTGCAATCGTCAGACCCAGGCTGGACTCGAAAATGCTGTTGATGCTTTTCAGAAAGCTGCAG GAGTTCTAAGCTACTTAAAGGAGACCTTTACTCACACACCAAGTTATGACATGAGCCCAGCTATGCTGAGTGTACTGGTAAAAATGATGCTTGCACAAGCTCAGGAGTGTGTGTTTGAGCAGATTGGCCTTTCTGGAATACGGAATGAGTTTTTCACACTGGTAAAAATGACACAGGAAGTTGCCAAG GTGGGAGAGGTTTACATGCAGGTCAACACTGCAATGAATCAGGAACCAGTGAAAGAGAATATTCCCTATTCCTGGTCTAAGCTGGCACAAATAAAGTCAGACCATTACAAAGCTCTGGCACATTACTTCACTGCCACCCTTCTGTGTGACCATGAAT TGCAGCCTGGTGATGATGAAGATCAGCAGGAGAAAGCCTTGTCCCAGCTGTATGACTGTGTGCCTGAAGGGCTGATGCTTCTTGATGTTCTAAAGGACAAAGTCCAGAGAAAACAATTAG GGAAAGCACATGTGCGCAAAGCCATCGTTCACCACGAGGAAGCTCTCAGAGTCTgtgggctctgcaaaaagctccgCAACATTGAGGTTCTCCAGGAGGTCCTGACAGCTGCACATAAACGCTCCCTGCTCAAATATGCTCAgcaggagacagaagatgatttCCTCAGTCTCATCCAAGCTCCAGATATACTCT ctAAAACAGAACATAAAATAGAAACAATTGCTCCTCAGTTTTCCAAGGTGAAAGTGAAAGACTTCTTTCACAAGCTG ggcccacTGACAGTGTTCTCAGCCAAGCAGAGGTGGACAGCCCCAAGGACCATCTGCCTCCACCATGAAGCAGGAGAGCTTGGATTCAGTCTGAAAGGAGGCTCACCAGTACAGATTTATTGTCTTGATCCAGCTTGTCCTGCAGCA TCAGCAGGCCTAAAAGAAGGTGACTACATTGTATCAGTTGGTGGGGTGGATTGCAAGTGGCTTGGTGTCAGTGAAGTACTGGAAAAACTGAAAAGTGTGGGAAAGCAGCCCGTGGAGATGGAGGTTATCAGCTGCCAGGATACAGCAGCATCTTTG CATAGCAAGAGTGCAACTTACTCCATGGGAATGCAGAAGACATACTCCTTAATCTGTTTAGCCATGGACGAGGATAAAATTGATCAGACCAAGAAAGCCCCACTGAAACTTCCTTTTCTAAGCTGGGGAACTAAAAACAGACAGAAAGCTGCAAGTACACTCTGCCTTCCTTCAGCTGTGGCTGGAAGTTCTCAGACTAAGAAGAAGCTTTCTCCCTTCACACTTTTCAATACAGAAAGTTCATTGTACTGA
- the FAAP24 gene encoding Fanconi anemia core complex-associated protein 24, with protein MTTKANSPVTAGSIVVPLGHVIGNEKWRGSELAQRLQGKVRLIFEDGLGLVDFHLPNRTCILLISEADLVAGDEFKRRLVKFRNASSLRGIVIVEKTPISDQYYLGVQKLVVLELGMVLLPVANQGEASQLIIQLVREQSRDRGSNPFAGRQRARPAEPAVLQALQRIPGVGRTKALLLLQRFGSIHRLCNADSRELEQAVGQTGAQQIYTFLHS; from the exons ATGACAACAAAAGCAAACTCTCCTGTGACAGCAGGATCTATAGTTGTCCCTTTAGGGCATGTCATTGGAAATGAGAAGTGGAGAGGCTCAGAGCTGGCCCAAAGGCTACAAG GGAAAGTTAGACTCATCTTTGAAGATGGCTTGGGACTGGTGGACTTTCATCTTCCAAACAGAACTTGCATTTTACTTATTTCTGAAGCAGATTTGGTTGCAGGGGATGAATTCAAACGAAGATTGGTTAAGTTTAGAAAT GCCAGCAGTCTGAGGGGAATTGTAATTGTAGAGAAAACCCCAATCAGTGATCAGTACTACCTAGGAGTGCAAAAACTTGTGGTACTCGAACTTGGCATGGTGTTGCTTCCTGTGGCAAATCAAGGAGAAGCTTCTCAGCTTATTATTCAACTA GTGCGGGAGCAGAGCCGGGACCGTGGCTCCAACCCGTTCGCGGGCCGGCAGCGCGCCCGGCCCGCAGAGCCCGCGGTGCTGCAGGCGCTGCAGCGCATCCCCGGCGTGGGCAGAACtaaagctctgctgctgctgcagcgctTCGGGAGCATCCACCGCCTCTGCAACGCGGACAGCCGGGAGCTGGAGCAGGCAGTCGGACAGACGGGAGCACAACAGATTTATACTTTTCTGCATTCCTGA